A genomic window from Streptomyces brevispora includes:
- a CDS encoding very short patch repair endonuclease, whose protein sequence is MSTTKPSSPGVSARMSRQARRDTAPEVAVRKLLHASGYRYRLNERVPHMSRRTIDIAFTRAKVAVFLDGCFWHGCPEHATQPKSNAEWWRQKLDRNMARDAETTAHLVTEGWTVLRFWEHQPPVQVADQVAEAVDRERPAKRTGPEGGGL, encoded by the coding sequence ATGAGCACTACCAAGCCTTCGTCCCCCGGGGTATCCGCCCGGATGAGTCGCCAAGCGAGACGCGACACGGCGCCCGAGGTTGCCGTCCGGAAGCTGTTGCACGCGTCCGGGTACCGATACCGCCTCAACGAGCGAGTACCTCATATGTCCCGGCGGACAATCGACATCGCCTTCACGCGGGCCAAGGTCGCCGTGTTCCTGGACGGATGCTTCTGGCACGGATGCCCCGAACACGCTACGCAACCGAAATCGAACGCCGAGTGGTGGCGGCAGAAGCTCGATCGCAACATGGCTCGGGATGCGGAGACCACGGCGCATCTGGTCACCGAAGGATGGACGGTCTTGCGTTTCTGGGAGCATCAGCCCCCGGTGCAGGTCGCCGACCAGGTGGCGGAAGCCGTCGATCGCGAGAGGCCCGCGAAGCGGACGGGGCCGGAAGGTGGAGGCTTGTGA
- a CDS encoding DNA cytosine methyltransferase, with translation MSGLRFVDVCSGAGGLALGLEQAGFDPVLLLDNKPVACETLHMNRPQWNVMQMDLLDFVPDEHPHTYDVDLLSAGLPRVKSSATAARVETDEEEQLLRAAVLLAHSIQPRAMILENVPGLVDAAAFEPLREFVRKELEHLGYRLHWFVLNAADFGVPQDRKQGVAVALKERYSDFFRPPLRTVDEHLSVGRALRHSMAARGWSGAGAWAAQATAVAPTLVGGSDNRGGADLGPTGTKNAWARMGVNGGALADEAPGPEADGCPGLIKITDAQAALLQSFPADWLFAGRKTARYRQIGHASPPPVGKALGAAVAEALRV, from the coding sequence GTGAGCGGATTGCGGTTCGTGGACGTGTGCTCGGGGGCCGGCGGATTGGCCCTGGGACTTGAGCAGGCAGGGTTCGATCCGGTGCTGCTGTTGGACAACAAACCCGTGGCCTGCGAGACGTTGCACATGAACCGACCGCAGTGGAACGTCATGCAGATGGACCTTCTGGACTTCGTTCCGGATGAGCACCCTCACACGTACGACGTCGATCTTCTGTCGGCCGGGCTGCCCCGCGTGAAGTCGAGCGCGACGGCGGCAAGGGTCGAGACCGACGAGGAGGAACAGCTGCTGAGAGCGGCGGTCCTGCTCGCACACTCGATCCAGCCACGCGCCATGATCCTCGAGAACGTACCGGGCCTGGTCGACGCCGCGGCGTTCGAGCCCTTGCGCGAGTTCGTCCGCAAGGAACTGGAACACCTCGGATATCGGCTGCACTGGTTCGTACTGAACGCGGCGGATTTCGGTGTGCCGCAGGATCGGAAACAGGGCGTCGCCGTCGCCCTCAAGGAGCGCTACTCCGATTTCTTCCGACCGCCACTGCGAACGGTCGACGAGCACCTCTCCGTGGGCCGGGCCCTGCGGCACTCCATGGCGGCCCGCGGGTGGAGCGGCGCTGGGGCCTGGGCGGCGCAGGCGACCGCCGTGGCGCCGACATTGGTCGGCGGCTCCGACAATCGAGGGGGCGCCGACCTCGGTCCGACGGGCACGAAGAACGCCTGGGCACGCATGGGGGTCAACGGAGGAGCTCTGGCTGACGAAGCTCCGGGCCCCGAGGCCGACGGTTGCCCGGGTCTGATCAAGATCACGGACGCGCAGGCCGCGCTGCTGCAGAGCTTTCCGGCCGATTGGCTGTTCGCGGGCAGGAAGACGGCTCGGTACCGCCAGATCGGGCATGCGTCGCCGCCGCCGGTGGGAAAGGCTCTGGGCGCTGCTGTCGCGGAGGCGTTGCGCGTCTGA
- a CDS encoding DNA cytosine methyltransferase has protein sequence MDLFAGPGGLDIAATVMGVESIGVEWDDPTRATRDAAGLRTTVAKDVATVSACDPQVTDANVLTGGPPCQSFSVAGKREGHKALEDVKRLAGCLVGHEDFASFNAAWKAVKAETDSMSDARTGFVLQPLRWIMEAKLRRRRPYDVVVLEQVPTVLPVWKHYAELLRRTGYAADAHVLHAEDFGVPQTRRRAVLIAQWDPENVERPVQFPGATHQRYRKGTTRLPGQPAPAHEQAGLLFPAPRNGKAPLKPWVAMQDVLTDRPRDFEVVSNYGSGGDPKNRGRRTSDQPAATITGKFRRNKVFLLKETESGSKDVGEELERLTFEEAGLLQSFPRQYPWRSTDVAQQIGNAIPPLLSLHILSSALRLDPPEAELIEKLVSWEPKGRDSPADEVHPADA, from the coding sequence GTGGACTTGTTCGCGGGCCCTGGTGGCCTCGATATCGCGGCCACGGTCATGGGAGTGGAGAGCATTGGGGTCGAGTGGGACGACCCGACCCGCGCGACGCGCGACGCGGCCGGACTTCGGACCACGGTGGCAAAGGACGTCGCCACAGTGAGCGCGTGCGACCCCCAGGTGACGGACGCCAACGTCCTCACTGGCGGGCCGCCGTGCCAGTCGTTCTCCGTGGCCGGCAAGCGGGAGGGTCACAAAGCACTGGAGGACGTGAAACGCCTGGCCGGCTGCTTGGTCGGCCATGAGGACTTTGCATCCTTCAATGCCGCTTGGAAAGCGGTCAAGGCCGAGACCGACTCGATGTCCGACGCGCGCACGGGGTTCGTTCTCCAGCCGCTACGTTGGATCATGGAGGCGAAGCTCAGGCGCCGCAGGCCCTACGACGTGGTGGTTCTGGAGCAGGTGCCCACCGTACTGCCGGTATGGAAGCACTACGCCGAGCTCCTCAGGCGAACCGGCTATGCGGCCGACGCCCATGTGCTGCATGCCGAGGACTTCGGAGTTCCGCAGACGCGCCGGCGCGCCGTGTTGATCGCCCAGTGGGACCCGGAGAACGTGGAGAGGCCCGTCCAGTTTCCCGGCGCAACGCACCAGCGCTATCGCAAGGGAACCACTCGCCTCCCTGGGCAACCCGCTCCGGCACACGAACAAGCGGGTTTGCTGTTCCCCGCGCCCAGAAATGGTAAGGCGCCGCTCAAGCCCTGGGTCGCCATGCAGGACGTACTTACTGATCGCCCCCGCGACTTCGAAGTGGTTTCCAATTACGGATCCGGCGGCGACCCCAAGAACCGGGGCCGCCGCACTTCCGACCAACCCGCAGCAACAATCACCGGGAAGTTCCGGCGTAACAAGGTCTTCCTCCTCAAGGAGACCGAGTCCGGCAGTAAGGACGTCGGTGAGGAGCTGGAGCGGCTCACATTCGAGGAAGCTGGTCTGCTCCAGTCGTTCCCGAGGCAGTACCCCTGGCGATCCACCGATGTGGCCCAACAAATCGGGAACGCCATTCCACCGCTTCTCTCGCTGCACATCCTCAGCAGTGCGCTCCGACTTGACCCGCCGGAAGCGGAGTTGATCGAAAAGCTGGTGTCATGGGAGCCGAAGGGCCGCGATAGTCCAGCGGATGAGGTTCATCCCGCGGACGCGTGA
- a CDS encoding DUF6339 family protein yields the protein MRAGQEVLPHVAVLRASKPIQDDSVRWSVDPVREIVEEAMHRFDAARTDADAWLAPRLHATLRLTRAEAADAGLWNFLALAVAPDFVLWRHLPLVTADEGAPRKINSARFVGPHYSQAFARLWWSAEMFRDGPDYAPAEIACANQDMINTALRLAAIDHKPTALALVLVLKGLADDGATRLGDRVNALCTAVNVAGSTLMYEVIAPDDPPRHDALTEWIADAGSVVPWERFPEGPDDGTARRSSLDLLSRMFAQFAAEAPLRDRTRSGAAQD from the coding sequence GTGCGCGCCGGCCAGGAAGTGTTGCCCCATGTGGCGGTTCTCCGTGCGAGCAAGCCGATCCAGGACGATTCCGTCCGGTGGAGTGTCGACCCGGTGCGTGAGATCGTCGAGGAGGCGATGCACAGGTTCGACGCGGCCAGGACCGACGCCGACGCCTGGCTGGCGCCCCGGCTGCACGCGACCCTGCGTCTGACACGCGCGGAGGCGGCGGATGCCGGGCTCTGGAACTTTCTCGCCCTGGCCGTGGCACCCGACTTCGTTCTGTGGCGACACCTACCGCTCGTCACGGCGGACGAGGGTGCTCCCAGGAAGATCAATAGCGCCAGGTTCGTTGGTCCGCACTACAGCCAGGCCTTCGCTCGACTCTGGTGGTCGGCCGAGATGTTCCGTGACGGTCCCGATTACGCGCCCGCGGAGATCGCTTGCGCCAACCAGGACATGATCAATACGGCTCTCCGGCTCGCAGCCATCGATCACAAGCCCACCGCTCTGGCCCTGGTATTGGTTCTCAAGGGACTCGCCGACGACGGAGCGACGCGCCTCGGAGATCGGGTCAATGCCCTGTGCACGGCGGTCAACGTGGCCGGGAGCACACTCATGTACGAGGTGATCGCACCTGACGATCCACCTCGTCACGACGCGCTCACGGAGTGGATCGCGGATGCGGGGTCGGTCGTGCCGTGGGAGAGGTTCCCCGAAGGGCCGGACGACGGCACCGCCCGGCGCTCCTCCCTCGATCTCCTGTCGCGCATGTTCGCGCAGTTCGCCGCAGAGGCGCCGTTGCGTGACAGGACTCGCTCGGGGGCTGCGCAGGACTGA
- a CDS encoding helix-turn-helix domain-containing protein: MEDSEDFGVWLGRQLRRKGLSQQGLGQQLGLTRAAVSAWVTGRARPRPEVMTRIAEILETDVATLITRDADAGSDRPITWYHRLAHHDGGREYGNAAAFAFDANLSVLAREVTQNALDERLDPRRPVRVRFTLHELTGEHLHSFLSALKWGELEPHYAAAARSGQKAGRVLAEGLRALREDASLLLLRIDDYNASGLTGPEYGDGRYAAVVRRQLDSHKSNDRAGGSYGLGKATLWAASRLGLVLINSTLSQAHEGRTARRVVGRLDLPWREVEGVAYAGPAWLGEPDTEKAHEGVSRSWWADERVVADLRLDRDSDDPGTSFLVVGAHDAAGGSDTLEDLHTALGRALSDSFWAAMTSGRSAPPLLEASVRAFRNGDAVVAERRVDPLDRHPALVHALRAYIDGETVDELTAAGQVAATEVALAVPPLRTAGRRGVGGSHRAVLLVTQAADRDEEHSRIVCMRGNRMTVTARPPRNLGVGVDPFQAVLLAGFATGDDSSATRAAEEFLRAAEPPEHDRWGVTEELTAAYANAPRRLSEFNTAMDTALRAVIGRRIVGQGSVGHEVLRKLLRLDLPVTTSGRRRHPLVDRVVGKVDAAGAWTLDVTLDVPQRDVGWQLLPVVKFDVRSGGRPSLEWAELSPKENCRVVDGRLIIDPDVRSARFGGVTAVGSHPVAAAMAGVIVDIQQVGEASA; encoded by the coding sequence ATGGAGGACAGTGAGGACTTCGGTGTGTGGCTCGGGCGGCAGCTCCGTCGCAAGGGTCTGTCGCAGCAGGGACTCGGCCAGCAGCTGGGTCTGACGCGTGCGGCCGTGTCGGCGTGGGTGACAGGCAGAGCCCGGCCGAGGCCCGAGGTGATGACCAGGATCGCCGAGATCCTGGAAACGGATGTCGCCACTCTGATCACCAGGGACGCCGACGCCGGATCGGACCGGCCGATCACTTGGTACCACCGACTCGCCCACCACGACGGCGGTCGAGAGTACGGCAATGCCGCTGCCTTCGCCTTCGACGCCAACCTGTCCGTGCTGGCTCGGGAAGTCACGCAGAACGCGCTGGACGAGCGGCTCGACCCGCGTCGCCCGGTGCGCGTGCGCTTCACCCTGCACGAGCTGACCGGTGAGCACCTCCACTCCTTCCTCTCCGCGCTGAAGTGGGGCGAGCTGGAACCCCACTACGCGGCGGCGGCGCGGTCCGGGCAGAAGGCGGGCCGGGTCCTGGCCGAGGGCCTTCGGGCGCTGCGTGAGGACGCGTCTCTACTGCTTCTCCGGATCGACGACTACAACGCGTCGGGCCTGACCGGGCCCGAGTACGGGGACGGCCGCTACGCGGCGGTGGTCCGCCGCCAGCTGGACAGTCACAAGAGCAACGATCGGGCGGGCGGCTCGTACGGGTTGGGTAAAGCCACGCTGTGGGCAGCCAGTCGGCTCGGCCTGGTCCTGATCAACAGCACCTTGTCCCAAGCGCATGAAGGGCGCACGGCACGTCGGGTGGTCGGGCGGCTCGACCTTCCCTGGCGTGAGGTCGAGGGTGTCGCCTATGCCGGGCCCGCGTGGCTCGGCGAGCCGGACACCGAGAAGGCGCACGAGGGGGTCTCCCGCTCATGGTGGGCAGACGAACGCGTGGTCGCGGACCTGCGACTCGACCGGGACAGTGACGATCCGGGGACTTCCTTCCTCGTTGTCGGTGCCCACGACGCGGCCGGTGGCAGTGACACGTTGGAGGACTTGCACACGGCCCTCGGGCGGGCACTCTCCGACAGCTTCTGGGCTGCCATGACCTCCGGTCGCTCGGCGCCGCCCCTGCTCGAAGCGTCGGTACGTGCCTTTCGCAACGGCGATGCGGTGGTCGCGGAGCGCCGGGTCGATCCGCTCGACCGGCATCCCGCGCTCGTGCACGCGCTGCGCGCGTACATCGACGGCGAGACGGTTGATGAACTCACGGCCGCCGGGCAGGTCGCTGCCACGGAGGTCGCACTCGCCGTCCCACCGTTGCGAACGGCGGGACGAAGGGGCGTGGGGGGCAGCCACCGTGCCGTACTTCTGGTTACTCAAGCTGCCGACCGGGACGAAGAGCACAGCCGCATCGTGTGTATGCGAGGTAACCGGATGACCGTCACGGCGCGCCCTCCTCGCAACCTGGGGGTCGGTGTGGATCCGTTCCAAGCCGTTCTGCTCGCCGGGTTCGCCACGGGGGACGACAGTTCGGCGACGCGTGCCGCTGAAGAATTCCTGCGGGCCGCCGAGCCGCCGGAGCACGACAGGTGGGGAGTGACCGAGGAACTCACGGCGGCCTATGCCAACGCCCCACGCCGTCTGTCCGAGTTCAACACGGCCATGGACACGGCCCTGAGGGCCGTGATCGGTCGGCGGATCGTCGGCCAGGGTTCGGTCGGTCACGAGGTCCTCCGGAAATTGCTACGTCTCGACCTGCCGGTGACGACAAGCGGTCGACGGCGGCACCCGCTCGTGGACCGGGTGGTCGGAAAGGTGGACGCGGCCGGGGCCTGGACCTTGGATGTGACGCTGGACGTTCCACAACGAGATGTCGGCTGGCAACTGCTGCCGGTGGTCAAGTTCGACGTGCGATCGGGCGGACGACCCTCGCTCGAGTGGGCGGAGTTGTCCCCGAAGGAGAATTGTCGGGTCGTCGACGGCAGGCTGATCATCGATCCGGATGTGCGGTCCGCACGCTTCGGCGGGGTCACCGCTGTGGGCAGCCATCCGGTGGCCGCGGCCATGGCCGGCGTGATCGTGGACATCCAGCAGGTGGGGGAGGCCTCGGCGTGA
- a CDS encoding DEAD/DEAH box helicase, whose translation MTDRQLADSSLPPVIETVIRQSATVLKTYQVDPGLIQEHANGERRITQGGYGERQLYELVQNAADEIAASPGGRLHVVLTDDHLYCANVGSPVTPEGAETILRMGVSRKRGGQIGRFGVGVKSVLSVSDSPQFFSGNGAFGFGFDKEWSAAEIAQALGRQVDPYMDTPVLRMARPLDVEQERADDDNLDKLLKWATTVVRLPLVKAAAGRLARDIVGHKSRNGRETDAFPAHFQLFSPHVGELFLHDLRSMPQVRREISIEHKGNYRTLKEVASGTKQTTEQWKVFSASYSPAGEAEKSAGELHGRPVLEVSWAMPEYTVRNDLYTVPGGKGSFWAFFPTKYEVSLTGILNAPWKTNEDRQHLLDGSPFNRELLGVAAQLVIDTLPALVPAEDPAAYLPLLPGRVKEKLNWADEYFLRRLWEIAAESPSLPDQNGVLQRPRELFITPPNLDREWVRIWAEYSGRPAGWLHPSVDASDTALRRGKMNHILEQAGKTPESVKDWLEALVSDGSAEASTHAIEILSLMVLKDQAGRLRDDSPITAAARRAKIVLTENHGMVAPVAGEIFHRTSADALRDDMVYVHPSISERPEMSRHLHNIGIRVADAQGRFEGVLDQGFANYDTASWSNFWVLLRSAGGSAQTERIRAKVPKPLETLRVRTLDGRYRPMRDCLLPGPVVPADGSRDKSVTVDMGFHDSDRPVFRDLGLFDRPTGGHRPQGENWFEEYRQAVHEQYLRSLPSTSPRPNISRLAVEGAATLGPLHLLPALSDEGRAAFVSALPPSDISQHWQMRYGTNGNTHKSVVSPLRWMISKHGLVRTSMGLTRVFEAVGPQLKTFHSVLPVAEVSDEAARRLGMPTTTDEVPAHRWGKLLALLLESEDDAFIGHAYALLHRVEFEFPEDVLTRCRVGNAWEGRPDNEIAVATSAPEFNELVRERLPAILVADKADAASAKAMIEDWGMLKVSDVISREIDAVKIGRASSLLEEFPTVKARLGQAGSNYKIQRCSELAHVMRTPMGSRRKALTFARKGQTLYVLDSLDRLQVLRAADEEFKWGFGLAGCSQALALQDRQEHDQALLKRLRAVREAESVIDKIALLIGEESLRGGLPPGLMESEIHEHGSEPSPRRVAEMAFNAHGEAILRVHSHDLTLNFPTRAPASFSGGQKALLFVTDLGFPDSFAGAQVPSLDARLEVEGPTEFPALHPYQEDLAQALLGLLENPTPQRGMLSLPTGAGKTRVTAEGVIRWIRDRKDLPGPVLWIAQTEELCEQAVQSWSFVWSKVGPEHPLVISRLWASNEATPVDGRPHLVVATDAKLDRCLTDEKYTWLRESASLIIVDEAHTAMSSRYTRLLEQLGLTHHRTGRHLVGLTATPYKNNTELTRLLVQRFGNRLDTGVFDGDLSVAIKSLQHIGVLAQVKHRELQGAAISLTADERAQSETFATLPKGVEQRLAEDHDRSQRIVDEIAAMPSEWPVLVFATSVAHAKLLAAKLGDKDIKAAAIDSSTPTNERRQRINDFRKGRTQVLTNYGVLTQGFDAPATRAVVVARPTYSPNVYQQMIGRGLRGPKNGGKESCLILNVRDNITNYGEELAFTEFEYLWDEAQ comes from the coding sequence ATGACCGACCGGCAGCTCGCCGACTCCTCGCTCCCGCCCGTGATCGAGACCGTGATCCGGCAGTCCGCCACCGTCCTGAAGACCTACCAGGTCGATCCGGGGCTGATACAGGAGCACGCCAACGGCGAGCGTCGGATCACCCAAGGCGGCTACGGCGAGCGTCAGTTGTACGAGCTCGTACAGAACGCGGCGGACGAGATCGCGGCCTCGCCCGGCGGCAGGCTGCATGTGGTCCTCACCGATGACCACCTCTACTGCGCGAACGTGGGCAGTCCGGTCACGCCGGAGGGAGCGGAGACGATCCTGCGGATGGGCGTCTCCCGGAAGCGCGGCGGGCAGATCGGCCGGTTCGGCGTCGGCGTCAAGTCCGTGCTCTCGGTGAGCGACTCACCCCAGTTCTTCAGCGGGAACGGCGCCTTCGGCTTCGGCTTCGACAAGGAGTGGTCGGCTGCCGAGATCGCGCAGGCTCTCGGCCGGCAGGTTGATCCCTACATGGACACCCCGGTGCTCCGCATGGCTCGCCCCCTCGACGTCGAGCAGGAACGCGCCGATGACGACAACCTGGACAAGCTACTGAAATGGGCCACCACCGTCGTGCGCCTGCCCCTGGTAAAGGCCGCCGCTGGACGCCTCGCCCGCGACATCGTCGGCCATAAGAGTCGCAACGGACGCGAGACCGACGCCTTCCCTGCCCACTTCCAGTTGTTCTCCCCCCATGTCGGCGAACTGTTCCTGCACGACCTTCGCTCGATGCCGCAGGTCCGCCGGGAGATCTCGATCGAGCACAAGGGCAACTACCGGACGCTCAAGGAGGTGGCCAGCGGCACCAAACAGACAACGGAACAGTGGAAGGTTTTCTCGGCCTCCTACTCCCCTGCTGGCGAGGCCGAGAAGAGTGCGGGCGAACTTCACGGCCGACCCGTGCTGGAGGTCTCCTGGGCGATGCCCGAGTACACAGTGCGCAACGACCTGTACACCGTGCCCGGCGGCAAAGGCTCCTTCTGGGCGTTCTTCCCCACCAAGTACGAGGTGTCGTTGACCGGCATCCTCAACGCCCCGTGGAAGACGAACGAGGACCGTCAGCATCTTCTCGACGGAAGCCCCTTCAACCGTGAACTCCTGGGGGTCGCAGCGCAGTTGGTGATCGACACCCTGCCCGCGCTCGTGCCCGCCGAAGATCCCGCCGCCTACCTCCCGCTGCTGCCGGGACGTGTCAAGGAGAAGCTCAACTGGGCCGACGAGTACTTCCTGCGCCGCCTGTGGGAAATCGCCGCCGAAAGCCCCTCCCTGCCCGACCAGAACGGTGTGCTCCAGCGACCTCGCGAGCTCTTCATCACACCACCGAACCTCGACAGGGAATGGGTCCGTATCTGGGCCGAGTACAGCGGCCGCCCCGCAGGCTGGCTCCACCCGTCCGTCGACGCGTCCGACACCGCTCTCCGGCGCGGCAAGATGAACCACATCCTGGAGCAGGCGGGAAAGACTCCCGAGAGCGTCAAGGACTGGCTCGAGGCTCTCGTCTCCGACGGCTCCGCAGAGGCATCGACCCACGCCATCGAGATCCTCTCCCTGATGGTGCTCAAGGACCAGGCCGGACGGCTGCGCGACGATTCGCCGATCACTGCCGCGGCTCGCCGGGCGAAGATCGTCCTGACCGAGAACCATGGGATGGTCGCGCCCGTCGCCGGTGAGATCTTCCACCGCACCTCCGCCGACGCCCTCCGTGACGACATGGTCTACGTACACCCGTCGATCTCCGAGCGTCCCGAGATGTCCAGGCACCTGCACAACATCGGCATCAGGGTCGCCGACGCACAGGGACGGTTCGAGGGCGTCCTCGACCAGGGCTTCGCCAACTACGACACCGCCTCCTGGTCCAATTTCTGGGTCCTGCTCCGGAGCGCCGGGGGCAGCGCGCAGACCGAACGCATCCGCGCGAAAGTGCCGAAACCCCTGGAGACGCTGCGCGTCCGTACCCTGGACGGCCGTTACCGACCGATGCGCGACTGTCTCCTGCCTGGGCCGGTGGTACCCGCCGACGGAAGTCGGGACAAGAGCGTCACCGTCGACATGGGCTTCCACGACAGCGACCGTCCGGTGTTCCGCGACCTGGGTCTGTTCGACCGGCCCACCGGCGGCCACCGGCCACAGGGCGAGAACTGGTTCGAGGAGTATCGGCAGGCTGTACACGAGCAGTACCTCCGCAGTCTGCCGAGCACGTCACCGCGACCCAACATCTCCCGCCTGGCGGTGGAGGGTGCCGCGACCCTGGGCCCCCTGCACCTGCTGCCGGCTCTGTCCGACGAGGGCCGCGCCGCCTTCGTGTCGGCCCTGCCGCCGTCCGACATCTCGCAGCACTGGCAGATGCGGTACGGAACCAACGGCAACACGCACAAGTCCGTGGTTTCTCCGCTGCGCTGGATGATCTCCAAGCACGGCCTCGTACGCACTTCCATGGGTCTGACCCGCGTGTTCGAGGCAGTCGGTCCCCAGCTCAAGACCTTCCACTCCGTGCTGCCCGTCGCCGAGGTCTCGGACGAGGCGGCGCGTCGGCTGGGCATGCCCACGACCACCGATGAAGTTCCCGCCCATCGCTGGGGCAAGCTGCTGGCCCTCCTCCTGGAGAGCGAGGACGACGCGTTCATCGGACATGCCTATGCCCTCCTCCACCGCGTCGAGTTCGAGTTCCCCGAGGATGTACTCACCCGGTGCCGCGTGGGGAACGCCTGGGAAGGACGCCCGGACAACGAGATCGCCGTGGCGACGAGCGCCCCCGAGTTCAACGAACTCGTCCGCGAGAGGCTCCCCGCGATCCTGGTCGCCGACAAGGCCGACGCCGCCTCCGCCAAGGCGATGATCGAGGACTGGGGCATGCTCAAGGTCTCCGACGTCATCAGCCGGGAGATCGACGCGGTCAAGATCGGGCGGGCCTCCTCCCTCCTCGAGGAATTCCCCACAGTCAAGGCCCGTCTCGGCCAGGCGGGAAGCAACTACAAGATCCAGCGTTGCTCCGAGCTCGCGCATGTCATGCGTACACCCATGGGAAGCAGGAGGAAAGCCCTCACGTTCGCCAGGAAGGGGCAGACCCTCTACGTGCTGGACTCTCTCGACCGCCTCCAGGTGCTCCGGGCCGCCGACGAGGAGTTCAAATGGGGCTTCGGCCTGGCGGGTTGCAGCCAGGCACTCGCTCTCCAGGACAGGCAGGAGCACGACCAGGCTCTCCTGAAGCGGCTGCGCGCGGTCCGGGAGGCCGAGAGCGTCATCGACAAGATCGCTCTACTCATCGGCGAGGAATCGCTGCGCGGCGGGCTTCCGCCCGGGCTGATGGAGAGCGAGATCCACGAGCACGGCAGCGAACCCAGCCCTCGGCGCGTCGCCGAGATGGCGTTCAACGCCCACGGCGAGGCGATCCTGCGGGTCCACTCCCACGATCTCACGCTGAACTTCCCCACCCGGGCGCCCGCGTCCTTCAGCGGTGGCCAGAAGGCCTTGCTCTTCGTCACCGACCTCGGCTTCCCGGACTCCTTCGCCGGCGCCCAGGTGCCCTCCCTGGATGCACGCCTGGAGGTCGAAGGCCCGACCGAATTCCCCGCCCTCCACCCGTATCAGGAGGATCTCGCCCAGGCATTGCTGGGTCTGCTGGAGAACCCCACGCCCCAGCGCGGCATGCTCAGCCTGCCGACGGGGGCCGGGAAGACGCGTGTCACTGCGGAAGGCGTGATCCGCTGGATCCGCGACCGCAAGGATCTTCCTGGCCCGGTCCTGTGGATCGCCCAGACGGAAGAGCTGTGCGAGCAGGCCGTGCAGAGTTGGAGTTTCGTCTGGTCGAAGGTGGGCCCCGAGCACCCCCTCGTCATCAGCCGCCTGTGGGCGTCGAACGAGGCCACCCCTGTCGACGGGCGACCGCATCTGGTCGTCGCGACCGACGCCAAGCTGGACCGCTGCCTGACGGACGAGAAGTACACCTGGCTGCGGGAGTCCGCCTCGCTCATCATCGTCGATGAAGCACACACCGCGATGTCCAGCCGCTACACACGTCTTCTCGAACAGCTCGGCCTCACACATCACCGGACCGGCCGTCACCTGGTCGGCCTGACCGCGACCCCGTACAAGAACAACACGGAGCTGACCCGACTCCTGGTCCAGCGGTTCGGCAACCGCCTGGACACCGGGGTCTTCGACGGCGACCTGTCAGTCGCCATCAAGTCCTTGCAGCACATCGGTGTCCTGGCCCAGGTGAAGCACCGCGAGTTGCAGGGCGCCGCGATCTCCCTGACAGCTGATGAGCGCGCCCAGTCCGAGACGTTCGCCACCTTGCCCAAGGGGGTGGAGCAACGGCTTGCCGAGGACCACGACCGTAGTCAGCGCATCGTCGACGAGATCGCCGCCATGCCCTCCGAATGGCCGGTACTGGTGTTCGCCACCTCCGTGGCCCACGCCAAGCTGCTCGCGGCCAAGCTGGGTGACAAAGACATCAAGGCCGCGGCCATCGACTCGAGCACCCCCACCAACGAACGCCGCCAGCGGATCAACGACTTCCGCAAGGGCAGGACCCAAGTGCTCACGAACTACGGTGTGCTGACCCAGGGCTTCGACGCGCCGGCCACTCGAGCGGTGGTCGTCGCCCGTCCGACCTACAGCCCCAACGTCTACCAACAGATGATCGGACGCGGCCTGCGTGGCCCGAAGAACGGCGGCAAGGAGAGCTGCCTGATCCTGAACGTACGGGACAACATCACCAACTACGGTGAAGAGCTCGCGTTCACCGAGTTCGAGTACCTGTGGGACGAGGCCCAGTGA